A single region of the Ziziphus jujuba cultivar Dongzao chromosome 10, ASM3175591v1 genome encodes:
- the LOC107410438 gene encoding F-box protein At5g07610, translated as MASNLKSKSSLTPIANPTSCYQTPSLSAQVVANNDDLLTQILVRLPINSLLTVKSVSKHWLSLISDPQFCRHLCRSSPLCNPSCGLLLLNPRLSNPDPVYELVNVNQTSSNLSGPVQSRIPNNPLLRLSFATDPMGGIKILQSCNGLFLCSTSPRPQKLKKYYAYHTTIKEESKKMYYVYNPTTKHYTILPELPVRSGAPRTVLGLTLAFDPSKSPHYKVVCVRCRERIHIHRQLDIEIYSSEMRSWRLSSSSPFFTSVPTYNLQLNGGVYWNGAVHWINSWGSTGALCFHMDEERLSEMPLPPLPEDWQDWNEKDLGYFGVSGDHLHLVGIYDSPSTHINVYEMERDYSGWSVRFRVDLAQVLAAFSDAGRFTLPVQDLSTVLVHYNVCGSLSR; from the coding sequence ATGGCCTCAAACCTAAAATCAAAATCCTCCCTAACCCCCATTGCTAATCCCACCAGTTGTTATCAAACACCTTCACTCTCTGCCCAAGTAGTAGCCAACAATGATGATCTCCTAACTCAAATCCTTGTTCGCTTGCCCATCAACTCTCTCCTCACCGTCAAATCTGTATCCAAACACTGGCTTTCCCTCATCTCCGATCCCCAATTCTGTCGCCACCTCTGCCGCAGCAGCCCTCTTTGCAATCCCAGCTGCGGCCTTTTACTCCTCAATCCCAGGTTAAGCAATCCCGATCCAGTATATGAGTTGGTCAATGTCAACCAAACCTCCAGTAATCTCTCTGGTCCAGTCCAGTCCCGCATCCCAAACAATCCTTTATTACGTCTCTCTTTCGCAACTGATCCCATGGGTGGTATCAAAATCTTGCAGTCTTGCAATGGATTGTTTTTGTGCTCTACTTCCCCCAGACCCCAAAAACTGAAGAAGTACTATGCTTACCATACTACCATTAAGGAGGAATCAAAGAAAATGTACTATGTTTACAATCCTACCACCAAGCACTACACCATCCTTCCTGAGCTGCCTGTTCGCAGTGGAGCTCCTAGGACTGTTTTGGGCTTGACTTTAGCTTTTGATCCTTCCAAATCACCTCATTATAAAGTTGTTTGTGTTCGTTGCCGTGAAAGGATCCATATCCATAGACAATTGGACATTGAGATTTATTCATCTGAGATGAGATCTTGGCGGCTCAGCAGTAGTAGCCCTTTCTTCACATCCGTGCCGACTTATAATCTCCAACTCAATGGTGGTGTTTATTGGAATGGCGCAGTTCACTGGATTAATAGTTGGGGAAGCACAGGTGCTCTATGTTTCCATATGGATGAGGAGCGTTTGAGCGAAATGCCATTGCCTCCACTTCCAGAGGACTGGCAGGATTGGAATGAAAAAGACTTGGGATATTTTGGAGTATCTGGGGACCATTTGCATCTTGTTGGGATTTACGATTCTCCTTCAACACATATCAATGTGTATGAGATGGAGAGGGATTATTCAGGCTGGTCTGTTCGGTTCCGAGTCGATCTTGCTCAGGTTCTGGCTGCATTTTCAGATGCAGGGAGGTTTACACTCCCAGTACAGGACTTATCCACAGTTCTTGTTCACTATAATGTGTGTGGTTCGTTGTCAAGGTGA
- the LOC107410459 gene encoding NDR1/HIN1-like protein 13, with protein MTDRVHPQDDSAPLAHPSTTSSPNNSSEFPKRPSPPSPEKPVPPPGTYVIQIPKDTVYRVPPPENAKKYQQLSRRKSNRRPCCCCCLCWLLGLIVILIVLAGISAGVLYLVFRPESPKYTVDDVSIKGINLTSSSSSSVISPTIDVEVRAENPNDKIGIYYEKDSSVRVYFSDVKLCDGVLPKFYQPSNNVTVFKTTLAGSGIEFTESVHKSLRSAQSQGRVPLELKLRAPVKIKVGSVKTWTITVKVNCDITVDKLTAEAKIVSKKCDYDVDLW; from the coding sequence ATGACCGACCGAGTCCACCCTCAGGACGACTCAGCTCCACTCGCTCACCCCTCAACGACGTCATCTCCAAACAACTCCTCAGAGTTTCCCAAACGCCCCTCCCCTCCGTCACCGGAAAAGCCTGTTCCACCTCCCGGAACATACGTCATCCAAATCCCCAAAGATACAGTCTACCGCGTTCCTCCGCCTGAAAACGCCAAGAAGTATCAGCAACTCTCTCGCCGGAAATCCAACCGTCGACCCTGCTGTTGCTGCTGCCTCTGTTGGCTCCTCGGCCTCATCGTCATCCTCATTGTCCTCGCCGGAATCTCTGCTGGAGTTCTCTACCTCGTGTTCCGACCTGAATCGCCGAAGTACACTGTCGATGATGTATCCATCAAGGGGATCAACCTCACCTCGTCGTCGTCTTCGTCGGTTATATCTCCAACGATCGACGTGGAGGTCCGAGCCGAGAATCCGAACGACAAGATTGGGATCTACTACGAGAAAGATAGCTCCGTCAGGGTTTATTTCTCGGATGTGAAACTGTGCGACGGCGTTTTGCCCAAGTTTTATCAGCCTTCGAACAACGTGACGGTTTTCAAGACGACGTTAGCGGGTTCGGGCATTGAGTTCACGGAGAGCGTGCACAAGTCGCTAAGGAGTGCTCAGAGCCAAGGGAGGGTGCCCCTGGAGTTAAAACTGAGAGCGCCCGTAAAGATAAAAGTGGGGTCCGTGAAGACGTGGACGATAACGGTGAAGGTTAACTGCGATATAACGGTGGATAAGTTAACGGCGGAGGCCAAGATTGTTTCCAAGAAATGTGATTATGATGTGGATTTGTGGTag
- the LOC107410455 gene encoding protein ROLLING AND ERECT LEAF 2 yields the protein MGVSSSRIEEDKALQLCRERKKFVRQALDGRCSLAAAHVTYIQSLRNTGVAIRKFVQPEAQVESSLYTSTTATPEPLALTEKTLSQFSFSSPSVSQRVDATEILSTPSPPNSSRFQANHMKFRGGTSKKVEEKPSLPVVGTVTSSSTPQNTTPHSTDRPEISPFEDPPLPPGAQPWDYFGLFHPIDHDFSFQEGMGKGMSQGFENVDDIRRLREEEGIPDLEDEEEKVSTHGEEESQDSDDEFEEPSTDTLVRSFKNLNRVDDHGEANVSPTLPPAGNVASESEFLNGEKSKSPDLSPLRATTSVVAVQADKNKTEVKDDCIETKIAPKDFFSSIKDIEFLFIKASESGKEVPRMLEANKLHFRPIIPPKESGSMASTFLKACFSCGDDPSQFQEEAAQTSIKYLTWHRTTSSRSSSSRNPLGANSKDNIEEFTGDIFENICMISGSHASTLDRLYAWERKLYDEVKASGMVRRDYDMKCKILRQLESHGESSHRIDKTRAVVKDLHSRIRVAIHRIDSISKRIEDLRDKELQPQLEELIEGLSRMWDVMFECHKLQFEIIKIAYTNGNTKIYLQSESRRQITAHLENELSTLSSSFNKWIGAQKFYIQAINGWLLKCVSIPQGSTKRKRRPQVQSWRNLGPPIYVTCGVWLEKLEPLHGKELVDSIKSLAAETACFLPRQEKKEGKSAPWKADNNSDSAVNMLRDEVSEDFISGFDHFQSSLEGFFRQLEKYAHSSVEMYAALNKAIQDAKGSYVKSQPY from the exons ATGGGGGTCTCGAGCTCTAGAATAGAGGAAGACAAAGCTCTGCAGCTATGTCGCGAAAGGAAGAAATTTGTAAGGCAAGCACTTGATGGCAGGTGTTCATTAGCAGCAGCACATGTTACATATATTCAGTCGCTAAGGAACACTGGTGTGGCTATTAGAAAATTTGTTCAACCTGAAGCTCAAGTTGAATCTTCGTTGTACACATCAACTACTGCAACACCAGAGCCTCTTGCTCTAACCGAGAAGACACTTTCTCAATTCTCATTTTCTTCTCCATCTGTGTCGCAACGTGTAGATGCAACTGAAATATTGTcgactccttctcctcctaacTCTTCTCGATTTCAGGCAAATCACATGAAATTCAGGGGTGGTACTTCCAAAAAGGTTGAAGAAAAACCTTCTTTGCCAGTTGTGGGTACAGTAACTTCATCAAGTACCCCACAAAATACTACTCCTCATTCCACTGATAGGCCTGAAATCTCACCATTTGAAGATCCTCCTCTCCCACCTGGAGCTCAACCATGGGATTACTTTGGTCTTTTCCATCCAATTGATCATGATTTTTCTTTCCAAGAAGGCATGGGCAAGGGTATGAGCCAAGGATTTGAAAATGTGGATGATATAAGACGGCTTAGGGAAGAAGAGGGAATTCCTGAtctagaagatgaagaagaaaaggttTCTACTCATGGGGAGGAAGAATCTCAGGATTCTGACGATGAATTTGAGGAGCCTTCCACTGATACTTTGGTCCGAAGTTTTAAAAATCTTAATAGAGTAGATGATCATGGTGAAGCGAATGTTTCACCTACCCTGCCTCCAGCAGGAAATGTCGCTTCAGAATCTGAGTTCTTGAATGGGGAAAAAAGCAAATCTCCTGATCTGTCTCCATTAAGAGCCACAACCTCAGTAGTTGCCGTGCAGGCTGACAAAAATAAGACAGAAGTAAAAGATGATTGCATAGAAACCAAGATTGCCCCTAAAGATTTCTTTTCAAGCATTAAAGATATtgaatttctatttataaaagCTTCTGAATCTGGAAAAGAAGTTCCAAGAATGCTTGAAGCAAATAAGTTGCATTTCCGTCCAATAATCCCACCTAAAGAAA GTGGGTCTATGGCATCTACGTTTTTGAAGGCCTGCTTCTCTTGTGGGGATGATCCAAGTCAgtttcaagaag AGGCTGCTCAAACTTCGATAAAGTACTTGACCTGGCATAGGACGACATCATCTAGATCATCTTCATCTAGGAATCCTTTGGGAGCAAACTCTAAAGACAATATAGAAGAGTTTACTGGTGACATATTTGAGAATATCTGCATGATCTCAGGCAGTCATGCCTCAACTTTAGATAGATTATATGCATGGGAGAGGAAACTCTATGATGAAGTCAAG GCTAGTGGGATGGTCAGAAGGGACTATGATATGAAATGTAAGATTTTAAGGCAGCTAGAATCACATGGAGAAAGTTCTCATAGAATTGATAAAACACGTGCTGTTGTCAAGGATCTGCATTCAAGAATAAGAGTTGCTATTCATAGAATTGACTCTATCTCAAAGAGGATTGAGGATTTACGGGACAAAGAACTCCAGCCTCAACTTGAGGAGTTAATTGAAGG GTTAAGTCGGATGTGGGATGTGATGTTTGAATGCCACAAGCTTCAGtttgaaattatcaaaatagCATACACCAATGGAAACACGAAAATCTATTTGCAGTCAGAATCACGTCGACAGATTACTGCCCATCTTGAAAATGAACTTAGCACTTTATCATCAAGTTTCAACAAGTGGATTGGTGCTCAAAAGTTCTATATTCAGGCAATAAATGGTTGGCTTTTAAAATGCGTCTCTATTCCACAAGGGTCTACCAAGAGAAAAAGAAGACCACAAGTTCAGTCATGGAGAAATTTAGGTCCCCCAATATATGTCACCTGTGGTGTATGGTTGGAAAAGCTTGAGCCATTACACGGCAAGGAGTTAGTAGATTCTATAAAGAGTTTGGCTGCTGAAACTGCATGCTTTTTACCACGTCAGGAAAAGAAAGAGGGGAAGAGCGCACCATGGAAGGCTGATAATAATAGTGACTCAGCAGTTAATATGTTGAGGGATGAAGTTTCAGAAGACTTCATTTCTGGTTTCGATCATTTCCAATCAAGCTTGGAGGGATTTTTTCGGCAGTTagaaaaatatgcacactcTTCTGTTGAGATGTATGCAGCACTTAATAAGGCCATCCAAGATGCCAAGGGTAGCTATGTCAAGTCTCAACCATATTAA
- the LOC125420789 gene encoding uncharacterized protein LOC125420789: MKSQSTSNSKIHLQKPSRKSSTNSLRAYKLMKEAFDLKPAQSIADAIADLEEHIKDSTMIVVETLEELDTLTELKRAEKWNGRARISCFNGKLRRTAKRRGLNLSKVGS, from the exons ATGAAATCCCAATCGACATCCAACTCCAAAATCCACTTGCAG AAACCGTCCCGAAAGTCCTCCACAAACTCCCTGCGAGCCTACAAGCTCATGAAGGAAGCGTTTGATCTCAAACCGGCTCAGTCCATTGCTGATGCGATCGCTGACCTCGAAGAACACATCAAGGACTCTACCATGATCGTTGTCGAGACGCTTGAAGAATTGGACACACTGACTGAGCTCAAACGGGCCGAGAAGTGGAATGGCCGCGCTCGGATCAGCTGCTTCAACGGAAAGTTGAGGAGGACTGCAAAGCGCAGGGGTTTGAATCTCTCCAAGGTTGGCTCTTAG